From Flavobacterium sp. 102, a single genomic window includes:
- a CDS encoding RagB/SusD family nutrient uptake outer membrane protein, protein MMCNIKFKTAILLFSSLIFFSCEDDLNVEPSNALTEIDFLNDPNNAVQLVNGVYNKQLDYNMYAFSWIGITSIVSDDADKGSTLTDTGVDKGRLDNLAFGPTDISFNDVWIGRYDGIYRANNALFYLEQLSIEESLKNRLIGEVKFLRALCYFDLVRCFGGVPLVITKIDINDTAQINEVVYVRKSKAETYAQIETDLLDAIDKLPLKGAYAPNDKGRASKGAAQSLLAKAYLYQEKWQQSYDMCGNVMSSAQYGLLTNYADVWKEIGENGSESIYEVQATLTKGLQDYTNVQGPRGTPDLGWGFNTPSLSLANSFEPGDVRRGSSIIFVPSVLWDGFVAPTTWTNPRYNYKSYQSSIAESWNGDRTQTAKNLRILKYSDLLLIRAEAAFHLGLNSEATDRINDLRTRAGLGTLSSVTLISILKERRAEMAMEHDRWFDLIRTGQAQAAMAADGKTFIVGTHELFPIPQNQIITSGGLLTQNPGY, encoded by the coding sequence ATGATGTGTAACATAAAATTTAAAACAGCAATACTGCTATTCTCTTCTTTGATTTTCTTTTCGTGTGAAGACGATTTGAATGTTGAACCCAGTAATGCTCTTACAGAGATTGATTTTCTTAACGATCCTAATAATGCCGTTCAACTGGTTAACGGGGTTTACAACAAGCAATTAGATTACAATATGTATGCTTTTTCTTGGATAGGAATTACCAGTATTGTTTCTGATGATGCTGATAAGGGCTCCACACTTACAGATACCGGTGTAGATAAAGGAAGATTAGATAATTTGGCTTTTGGACCTACCGATATTTCATTTAATGATGTTTGGATAGGTCGTTATGATGGAATATATCGTGCCAATAATGCTTTGTTTTATTTAGAGCAATTGTCTATCGAAGAAAGCCTCAAGAACAGATTGATAGGTGAGGTGAAATTCCTCAGAGCATTGTGCTATTTTGATTTGGTTCGTTGTTTTGGTGGTGTACCATTGGTAATTACAAAAATCGATATTAATGATACTGCTCAAATTAATGAAGTGGTATATGTTAGAAAATCAAAAGCAGAAACCTATGCTCAAATAGAAACTGATTTGTTAGATGCTATCGATAAATTGCCTTTGAAAGGGGCATACGCACCCAATGATAAAGGAAGAGCTTCGAAAGGAGCAGCACAGTCTTTATTGGCTAAAGCTTATTTGTATCAAGAAAAATGGCAACAATCCTATGATATGTGTGGTAACGTAATGAGTTCTGCACAATACGGTTTGCTGACCAATTATGCTGATGTTTGGAAAGAAATAGGCGAAAATGGTTCTGAGTCAATTTACGAAGTACAGGCCACATTAACCAAAGGTTTACAAGATTACACCAATGTTCAAGGACCAAGAGGAACTCCTGATTTAGGTTGGGGTTTCAATACACCATCATTATCGCTAGCCAACTCTTTTGAACCCGGCGATGTTAGAAGAGGTAGTTCAATCATTTTTGTTCCTTCAGTGCTTTGGGATGGATTTGTTGCGCCAACAACGTGGACTAATCCTAGATACAATTATAAATCCTATCAAAGTAGCATCGCAGAATCTTGGAATGGAGACCGAACCCAAACAGCTAAAAATCTGAGAATTTTAAAATACAGTGACCTATTGTTAATTCGTGCAGAAGCGGCTTTTCATCTAGGGTTGAATTCAGAGGCAACAGACAGGATTAACGATTTAAGAACAAGAGCAGGTTTAGGGACATTAAGTTCGGTTACACTAATCTCAATTTTAAAGGAACGAAGAGCTGAGATGGCAATGGAACACGACCGTTGGTTTGATTTAATCAGAACCGGTCAAGCACAAGCAGCTATGGCTGCGGATGGCAAAACATTTATCGTTGGAACCCATGAATTGTTTCCAATTCCACAAAATCAAATAATTACAAGCGGAGGCTTACTAACTCAAAATCCGGGGTATTAA
- a CDS encoding SusC/RagA family TonB-linked outer membrane protein, whose amino-acid sequence MKIFLSYFLLLTISCFSYAQELNGKVVDENGLPLPGVNIIAKDKNINSTTDYDGNFVIQAVAGDVLVFSMIGYETLTRNAQSNMVITLKESNQLLTEVVVIGYGTKKSGSITGSVAQIKATDIVKTPSQSAIQAIQGKAAGVNIVTNDEPGANPSIRIRGLGTVLGGRDPLYLIDGVEATGLNGLNPNEIATIDILKDASSLAIYGQKAANGAVIVTTKKGKKGKIRVNYDSYYGQKFIQKKVEMADSYRFAYYNNVAAGSSTYYSFDQPYNTDWLDEITNTGEVISNYVSFSGGNENASYYFGATNYKEKGILIGTEYERNNINSRNEFKIFDDRLKISQNFNLAIANNTPKPVSAFTNAYKQSPIVPVYFPNGRWGVPLRNPATGLIDINGNDRFNNVANPVAQLTYFNERSKNIVMSGSVAAEIALLKELKYTSNFGATYTLNKGYNFSSNADIYLSQNATQTLQDYEDSFGDNPIKYNTLQQYKSDDYMWNWDNYLTYKKSFNKHDFTLIAGMSRTTKNNGEYLSGTRFNVPESSNYWYLDLASFNADAPPGSVVSNNHSTPIVSIAYFGRAEYEFDDKYLLSASIRREGISSFQDVKKWGYFPAVSAGWVISNETFLEKIKFVNYLKFRAGYGEVGNANSLNALNIPVFAAGYNYAFGDSQTIFPGSNQPYQVDPNLTWETMKEFDFGLDFKVLNNRLSGSVDVYDRTSSDVILPVSLPPVLSPGEVTVNTGEVNNKGVELSLRWDTEINDNLKYWVAGNFSHNKNELTKVDNAYFSRLIGGGLGNGEYTKQVLVGQPLGSFYVYDVLGINGDGAFIYSDERVIAGSYLPTYTYGLSLGGSYRNFDFSVDTYGVGGNKVYNGKKAQRFGGENIEYSYLDSFWTPSNPNTTNPKPYNETPRPSTYFIEDGSFLRINNITIGYTIPKFYNKIEKVRVYITAVNPFVFTKYTGYSPEVVGGDNANPLGGAGIELDAYPTNKTFLFGLNISL is encoded by the coding sequence ATGAAAATTTTCCTATCTTATTTTTTATTGCTTACGATTAGTTGTTTTTCTTATGCTCAAGAACTAAATGGTAAAGTAGTTGATGAAAATGGCTTACCACTTCCGGGAGTCAATATTATTGCAAAAGACAAAAATATCAATAGCACCACTGATTATGATGGCAACTTTGTCATCCAAGCTGTAGCGGGCGATGTATTAGTTTTTTCTATGATAGGCTATGAAACTCTTACGCGAAATGCCCAGTCAAATATGGTCATTACTTTAAAAGAAAGTAACCAGTTATTAACAGAAGTTGTTGTGATAGGTTACGGAACTAAAAAATCGGGTTCAATCACCGGTTCCGTGGCACAAATAAAGGCTACTGATATAGTTAAAACACCTTCACAATCTGCTATTCAAGCTATACAAGGTAAAGCAGCCGGTGTTAACATTGTCACTAATGATGAACCAGGTGCTAATCCTTCTATACGCATTAGGGGTTTGGGAACAGTTTTAGGCGGTAGAGATCCTTTGTATTTAATTGATGGTGTGGAAGCTACCGGATTAAACGGATTGAATCCAAATGAAATTGCTACCATAGATATTTTAAAAGATGCTTCTTCCTTAGCCATATATGGTCAAAAAGCTGCCAATGGAGCTGTTATTGTTACTACAAAAAAAGGAAAAAAAGGTAAAATAAGGGTAAATTATGATTCTTATTACGGTCAAAAATTCATTCAAAAGAAAGTTGAAATGGCCGACTCGTATCGCTTTGCGTATTACAATAATGTGGCAGCAGGTTCTTCAACCTATTATAGTTTTGATCAACCTTATAATACAGATTGGTTAGATGAAATTACCAATACAGGTGAAGTAATAAGTAATTATGTTTCTTTCTCAGGAGGTAATGAAAATGCCAGTTACTATTTTGGGGCTACAAATTATAAAGAAAAAGGTATTCTAATAGGAACAGAATACGAACGGAACAATATCAATTCAAGAAACGAATTCAAAATATTTGACGACAGACTTAAGATTTCCCAAAACTTTAATCTAGCTATAGCAAACAATACTCCTAAACCGGTTAGTGCTTTTACTAATGCTTACAAGCAATCTCCAATTGTTCCGGTGTATTTTCCAAATGGAAGATGGGGCGTACCATTGCGTAATCCTGCCACCGGACTTATAGATATCAATGGAAATGATCGTTTTAATAATGTGGCCAACCCGGTAGCCCAACTAACTTACTTCAATGAAAGAAGTAAAAATATTGTGATGTCAGGTTCTGTAGCCGCGGAAATTGCTTTGTTGAAGGAATTAAAATATACTTCCAATTTTGGAGCAACATACACTTTGAATAAAGGCTATAATTTTTCATCAAACGCCGATATTTATTTATCACAAAATGCGACACAAACATTGCAAGATTATGAAGATAGTTTTGGAGATAACCCAATAAAATACAATACACTTCAACAGTACAAAAGCGATGATTATATGTGGAATTGGGATAATTATCTAACCTATAAAAAATCATTTAATAAGCATGATTTTACCCTGATTGCAGGGATGTCTAGAACTACTAAAAATAATGGTGAATATTTATCCGGAACTCGCTTTAATGTTCCTGAAAGTTCCAATTACTGGTATTTAGATTTGGCTTCTTTTAATGCCGACGCACCACCAGGAAGTGTGGTTTCCAATAATCATTCAACTCCAATTGTTTCAATAGCTTATTTTGGAAGAGCGGAATATGAGTTTGATGATAAATATTTGTTATCCGCTTCTATCAGAAGAGAAGGAATAAGTTCTTTTCAAGATGTTAAAAAATGGGGTTACTTTCCGGCAGTTTCTGCAGGATGGGTTATTTCTAATGAGACTTTTTTAGAAAAAATAAAGTTTGTTAATTATCTTAAATTCCGAGCAGGTTATGGAGAAGTAGGGAATGCCAATTCCTTAAATGCCTTGAATATTCCTGTTTTTGCTGCAGGTTACAACTATGCTTTTGGAGATAGCCAAACTATTTTTCCGGGAAGCAATCAGCCTTATCAAGTAGATCCAAACCTTACATGGGAAACCATGAAAGAATTTGATTTTGGACTTGATTTTAAAGTGTTAAATAACAGACTTTCCGGTTCTGTTGATGTTTATGACAGAACATCTTCAGACGTTATACTTCCGGTATCACTTCCTCCTGTTTTATCTCCGGGAGAAGTGACTGTAAATACGGGAGAAGTTAATAATAAAGGAGTAGAACTTTCTTTGCGATGGGATACTGAAATTAATGACAATCTGAAATATTGGGTTGCCGGAAATTTTTCCCATAACAAAAACGAATTGACCAAAGTCGATAACGCCTATTTTTCAAGATTAATAGGTGGTGGTTTAGGAAATGGCGAATACACTAAACAAGTATTAGTCGGACAACCTCTGGGGAGTTTTTATGTGTATGATGTGCTCGGTATTAACGGTGACGGAGCTTTTATATACAGCGATGAAAGGGTTATTGCTGGTTCTTATTTGCCAACTTACACCTACGGATTAAGTTTAGGTGGAAGTTATAGAAATTTTGATTTTTCTGTGGATACTTATGGTGTTGGCGGCAATAAGGTTTATAATGGTAAAAAAGCGCAACGCTTTGGTGGAGAGAATATTGAATACAGTTATTTAGATAGTTTTTGGACACCATCAAACCCGAATACAACTAATCCAAAGCCCTACAATGAAACTCCAAGACCTTCAACTTATTTTATAGAAGACGGTTCTTTTTTGAGAATAAATAATATTACCATTGGTTATACAATCCCAAAATTTTATAACAAAATTGAGAAAGTAAGAGTCTATATCACTGCTGTTAATCCTTTTGTATTTACCAAGTACACTGGATATTCACCTGAAGTTGTTGGAGGTGATAATGCTAATCCTCTTGGAGGTGCCGGAATTGAGTTGGATGCTTATCCAACGAATAAAACATTTTTGTTTGGTCTTAACATAAGTCTTTAA
- a CDS encoding histidine kinase has translation MKNKIAFFFFLLCSFTHAQELLPFVENFTKSNYNGDNQVWSVTQGNDNAFYFANNHYLLRFNGVRWEKYSLPNKTIIRSVFSDGNKIYSGSYNEFGYWKRQKGILKYTSLSKNKNYFTGSSINEEIWKIFKHENKIYFQSFNELYVLENNKIRKIRIPFQVSYCFLVDNKIYAASVKDGVFLFENNDFKKIEKWNLLEDNIIHAIDKASGKMYFFTQKSGVYIEDSNGLKPWSHPLNELLKKEIIITAKVISNSKLIIGTAFQGVYIIDLTNSSYNNVCRKNALKNNSILSIGLDKENDLWLGLDNGISHIEINSPYRIFSDNTGILGSVYTLAPLKEGGLLLGSNHGVFKYQDKILTLLPQSQGQVWDILQVENKYLIGHNDGTYIYENNTLQKSNEVSGGWKFLKSNYHNNFFLANYSGIVIYENPTDFKTFKYFSNLTKPIKNIIQNKPNELWAVDNYRSLYRILFDENYVVKKVENITQKNKILNDYGVKMVNFNNEVLFYINSKWYAYNAISDTLEINVYFNKSFSNISELIPIDDENFIVLKDKSLFLINRVNDKFVWNLIPEKYYEGKIINQDTKVFKNNGEYLLNLDDGFFAFKLQKTKPKPNDKSVKLEAFVDGVFVEKSSTIGYNKSIGIDIISEYYGYNKQELFYTLDDGKRYFPLKDSNIVLNNLSSGSHDVAIYYNDGDNYKELASFNFSVAMPWYFSFWMILIYAAIIFAAFYLYYKWNKIRYIEKLKLKEEELKHQKEILKLEMDAQNKLKSQEYEKHILEVQIQAKASEVAGKSLSIAKQSEMIESIQKALESENDLGNLKSSIKKAIKINAINKNEWESFEKNLLQSNEEFVQRLSKKYPVLTSKDIKLCIYLKMNLSSKEIAPLMNISFRGVELHRYRLRKKLGLTSDDSLSKIMINS, from the coding sequence GTGAAAAACAAAATCGCCTTTTTCTTTTTTCTACTCTGTTCATTTACTCATGCGCAGGAGTTGCTTCCTTTTGTGGAAAACTTTACCAAAAGCAATTACAACGGCGACAACCAAGTTTGGAGCGTAACACAAGGCAATGATAATGCTTTCTATTTTGCCAATAATCATTACTTGCTTCGTTTCAACGGTGTTCGTTGGGAGAAATACAGTTTGCCCAACAAAACCATTATAAGATCTGTTTTTTCGGATGGCAATAAAATTTATTCAGGTTCTTATAATGAATTTGGTTACTGGAAAAGACAGAAAGGAATACTAAAATACACTTCACTTTCCAAAAACAAAAATTACTTTACCGGTTCATCAATCAATGAAGAGATTTGGAAGATTTTTAAACATGAGAATAAGATATATTTTCAGTCTTTTAATGAATTATATGTTTTAGAGAACAATAAGATTAGAAAAATCAGGATTCCTTTTCAGGTGTCGTATTGTTTTTTGGTTGACAATAAAATCTACGCAGCATCGGTTAAAGATGGTGTTTTTCTTTTTGAGAATAACGATTTCAAAAAGATTGAGAAATGGAATTTACTCGAAGACAATATCATTCATGCCATTGATAAAGCCAGTGGGAAAATGTACTTTTTTACTCAAAAAAGTGGTGTTTACATTGAAGACAGCAATGGTTTAAAACCATGGTCGCATCCGTTGAACGAATTACTAAAGAAGGAAATCATCATTACGGCTAAGGTAATTTCGAATAGCAAATTAATTATTGGAACGGCTTTTCAAGGGGTTTACATTATAGATTTGACCAACAGTAGTTATAATAATGTTTGCCGAAAAAATGCTTTGAAGAACAATTCCATTTTAAGTATTGGTTTGGATAAAGAAAATGATTTGTGGCTTGGTTTAGATAACGGAATTTCGCACATTGAAATCAATTCGCCTTATCGGATATTTTCTGACAACACCGGAATTCTAGGCTCTGTTTATACTTTGGCACCATTGAAAGAAGGCGGATTGTTGTTAGGTTCTAATCACGGAGTTTTTAAGTATCAGGATAAAATTTTGACCTTATTGCCCCAATCTCAAGGACAAGTTTGGGATATACTCCAAGTTGAAAACAAATACCTTATTGGTCACAACGACGGAACTTATATTTATGAAAACAATACTTTGCAAAAGTCGAATGAAGTCAGCGGTGGATGGAAATTTTTGAAAAGCAATTACCACAACAATTTTTTTCTGGCTAATTATTCGGGCATTGTTATTTATGAGAATCCGACAGATTTTAAAACTTTCAAATATTTTTCAAATCTGACCAAGCCAATTAAAAACATCATTCAGAACAAGCCAAATGAACTTTGGGCCGTTGACAATTACAGAAGTTTGTACAGAATCCTTTTTGACGAAAATTATGTTGTAAAAAAGGTTGAAAATATCACTCAGAAAAATAAAATTCTTAACGATTATGGTGTTAAAATGGTCAATTTTAATAATGAAGTGTTGTTTTACATTAATTCTAAATGGTATGCTTACAATGCGATTTCCGATACTTTAGAAATCAATGTTTATTTCAATAAATCATTTTCAAATATATCGGAACTCATTCCGATTGATGACGAAAACTTTATCGTTTTAAAGGACAAATCACTTTTTTTAATTAATAGAGTGAACGATAAATTTGTTTGGAATCTTATTCCGGAAAAATATTATGAAGGTAAAATCATCAATCAGGATACCAAAGTATTTAAGAATAATGGTGAATATTTATTGAATTTAGATGATGGTTTTTTTGCTTTTAAATTACAGAAGACTAAACCAAAACCAAATGACAAAAGCGTTAAGTTAGAAGCATTTGTTGATGGAGTTTTTGTGGAAAAGTCATCTACAATAGGGTACAACAAATCAATTGGTATAGATATTATTTCGGAATATTACGGTTACAACAAACAAGAATTGTTTTATACACTAGATGATGGTAAAAGGTATTTTCCTCTTAAAGATTCCAATATTGTATTAAACAACCTCTCCAGTGGAAGTCATGACGTTGCCATTTATTATAATGATGGAGATAATTACAAAGAGTTGGCCTCGTTTAACTTTAGCGTTGCCATGCCTTGGTATTTCTCGTTTTGGATGATTTTGATTTATGCAGCGATTATTTTTGCGGCATTTTATTTGTACTATAAGTGGAATAAAATAAGATACATAGAGAAATTAAAACTAAAAGAAGAAGAACTTAAACACCAGAAAGAAATTCTAAAACTAGAGATGGATGCCCAAAACAAATTGAAGTCTCAAGAATATGAAAAACACATATTGGAAGTTCAAATCCAGGCAAAAGCTTCTGAAGTAGCCGGAAAATCATTATCTATTGCGAAACAATCCGAAATGATAGAAAGTATTCAAAAGGCTTTAGAATCTGAGAATGATTTAGGCAATTTAAAAAGCAGTATCAAAAAAGCGATTAAAATAAATGCCATTAATAAAAATGAATGGGAGAGTTTTGAAAAGAATTTGCTTCAAAGTAACGAAGAATTTGTACAGCGTTTATCAAAAAAATATCCGGTCTTAACTTCTAAGGATATTAAGCTTTGTATTTACTTAAAAATGAATCTTTCTTCTAAAGAAATAGCTCCGTTAATGAATATTTCATTTAGAGGAGTTGAACTGCATCGCTACCGATTAAGAAAAAAGCTAGGATTAACTTCAGATGACAGTTTGTCAAAAATTATGATTAACTCATAA
- a CDS encoding NAD(P)-dependent oxidoreductase yields MKFGIIKERKNPPDRRVVFTPEELVRLKTEHPEAIVKVESSDIRVFNDEEYKKNGIEVSDDISDCDVFFGVKEIPVDYLIPNKKYFFFSHTIKKQAHNRKLLQAILDKNIELYDHETIVDANNRRLIGFGRYAGIVGAYNGFRAFGIKYELFTLPKAEILTGKDDLIVRLKRQTLPNIKIVLTGHGKVGMGAKEILDGIKIKQVSVEDFLSKVYSQPVYTQIDVLDYNKRLDGKVLDNNDFYKNPQEYTSNFERFTKVADIFMAGHFHGNNAPDILTQEMLKAADCKIKVVADISCDVDGPIACTIKASTIAEPFFGYLPFENKEVPFTHPGSIMVMSVDNLPCELPKDASEGFGEMFMEHVIPAFFNGDKDGILQRAKITENGKLTPRFAYLKDFVDGN; encoded by the coding sequence ATGAAATTCGGAATAATTAAAGAGAGAAAAAATCCGCCTGATAGAAGAGTTGTATTTACGCCTGAGGAATTGGTGAGATTAAAGACCGAGCATCCGGAAGCAATTGTCAAAGTAGAAAGCTCTGACATCAGGGTTTTTAATGACGAGGAATATAAAAAGAACGGCATTGAAGTTTCAGATGATATTTCAGATTGCGATGTATTCTTTGGTGTAAAGGAAATACCGGTTGATTATTTGATTCCGAATAAAAAGTATTTTTTCTTTTCGCATACGATTAAAAAGCAAGCACACAATCGAAAATTGCTACAAGCTATTTTAGACAAGAATATTGAGCTTTATGATCATGAAACTATTGTTGATGCCAATAACAGAAGATTAATCGGTTTCGGACGTTATGCCGGTATTGTTGGTGCTTATAATGGTTTTAGAGCATTCGGAATTAAATATGAGTTGTTTACTTTACCCAAAGCAGAAATACTAACCGGTAAAGATGATTTAATCGTTCGTTTAAAAAGACAAACCTTACCCAATATCAAAATTGTCTTAACCGGTCACGGAAAAGTGGGAATGGGTGCCAAAGAAATTTTGGATGGGATAAAAATCAAACAAGTATCAGTTGAAGATTTTTTAAGTAAAGTATACTCACAGCCGGTTTATACCCAAATCGATGTTTTAGATTATAACAAACGTTTGGACGGAAAAGTATTGGACAATAACGATTTCTATAAAAATCCACAAGAATACACCTCCAATTTTGAGCGTTTTACTAAAGTAGCCGATATTTTTATGGCCGGACATTTTCATGGGAATAACGCACCGGATATTTTAACCCAAGAAATGCTCAAAGCGGCTGATTGCAAAATAAAAGTTGTTGCCGATATTTCTTGTGATGTTGACGGACCGATTGCCTGTACTATCAAAGCTTCAACGATTGCTGAACCGTTTTTTGGTTATTTGCCTTTCGAAAATAAAGAAGTTCCCTTTACACATCCGGGTTCAATTATGGTGATGTCTGTAGATAATTTACCTTGCGAATTGCCCAAAGATGCCAGCGAAGGTTTTGGCGAAATGTTTATGGAACACGTGATTCCGGCTTTCTTTAACGGAGACAAAGATGGTATTTTGCAACGCGCTAAAATCACCGAAAACGGCAAATTAACACCTCGATTTGCTTACCTTAAAGACTTCGTTGACGGAAATTAA
- a CDS encoding serine hydrolase: MKIKKSHYIFLFCSSLLITAFCFVPTSCSKQEKTEESIIKINENGIPVMQPLLEELPKLSKAFLEDKKYGASRFFEKTWSEKNDNVSFLVAKNGQIIYENYMGYANKRTDEKITKDTPLHIASVSKVLTATAILMLIDAKKIKLDQKAATLIEGFPYPDVTIQTLLNHRSGMKNYAYFTYENNNWDKKKILTNEDIVKVMVEKEIPLETKTDTRFSYCNTNYAMLALIIEKATGLKYPEAMKEMIFTPLGMTNTFVCDFEKDREIIVPSYKGNNMEIGTDYLDGIYGDKNIYSTPRDILKFDTARFAPFFLNADLLKKVYKGYSYESKGLRNYGLGIRMVEYEKGEPFYFHNGWWHGNTSSFINLRKEKVTIITLSNKFTKKTYQSKKLAALFGDYPFKLNDDNDE; this comes from the coding sequence ATGAAAATTAAAAAATCCCACTATATATTCCTTTTTTGTTCCTCTTTACTTATAACTGCTTTCTGTTTTGTTCCTACTTCCTGTTCAAAACAAGAAAAGACAGAAGAAAGTATTATTAAAATTAACGAAAACGGAATTCCTGTAATGCAACCTTTGCTAGAAGAATTACCAAAACTTTCCAAAGCATTTCTTGAGGATAAAAAATATGGTGCTTCGCGTTTCTTTGAAAAAACTTGGTCTGAAAAGAATGACAACGTTAGTTTTTTGGTAGCCAAAAATGGCCAAATCATATATGAAAACTACATGGGTTATGCCAATAAGCGAACGGATGAAAAAATAACCAAAGACACACCATTGCATATCGCTTCGGTAAGTAAGGTCTTGACTGCAACCGCTATTTTGATGTTGATTGATGCCAAAAAAATTAAACTCGACCAAAAAGCGGCTACTTTAATTGAGGGTTTTCCTTATCCTGATGTGACGATTCAAACGCTTTTAAACCACAGAAGCGGTATGAAAAATTATGCTTATTTCACTTATGAAAATAACAATTGGGATAAGAAAAAAATCCTAACCAATGAAGATATAGTCAAAGTAATGGTCGAAAAAGAAATCCCTTTAGAAACCAAAACCGATACTCGTTTTAGCTATTGTAATACTAATTATGCCATGTTGGCACTAATCATTGAAAAAGCAACCGGATTGAAATATCCAGAAGCCATGAAAGAAATGATTTTCACACCATTAGGCATGACCAATACTTTTGTTTGTGATTTCGAAAAGGACAGAGAAATCATCGTTCCTTCCTACAAAGGCAATAATATGGAAATCGGAACCGATTATTTAGACGGAATTTATGGTGATAAAAACATTTACTCAACACCAAGGGACATATTGAAGTTTGATACCGCGCGCTTCGCACCTTTTTTCCTCAATGCTGATTTATTAAAAAAGGTTTATAAAGGTTACAGCTATGAAAGTAAAGGTTTAAGAAATTATGGGCTAGGAATTAGAATGGTTGAATATGAAAAAGGGGAACCGTTCTATTTTCACAATGGCTGGTGGCACGGTAACACGTCTTCTTTTATCAATTTAAGAAAAGAAAAAGTAACCATCATCACACTTTCCAATAAGTTTACCAAAAAAACATATCAATCTAAAAAATTGGCCGCACTTTTTGGTGATTATCCATTTAAATTGAATGATGATAATGACGAATAA